From the Bombus huntii isolate Logan2020A chromosome 4, iyBomHunt1.1, whole genome shotgun sequence genome, the window tgcAGTGGTTCCGTGGATTCATCCTCACAGTCCTCCATAACGGATCTGATCTTCACAGAACCCTTCCTCTCGGGTTCGTTGATCTCTTGCTTACCCTCGAATGCAATCGCCGCATAATCGAACCTTGCCTCTCGAATATGCTTTCTGGGGCTCCGGCGACCCTTCGCGGAGCCTTTGAGCCCAATCTAGAAAAATCCAGGAAAAGATTTATGCCTAAGTACTAACCGTAATCGTAATAACGCGCTGCCTCCGACTCGTTCACCATCTCGTCTCTGTTCTCCTCGTCCTCCTCGTCTTCGTCATTCTCGTCGCCCTTTTCATCGTCGACGCCACTCTTGTTATCGATCCCTTCttcgtcatcgtcgtcattGTCGCTGTCATTGTCATCGTCGTCTTCGTCTTGGTTGGCATAGTCGGCATCATCGCCTAATCGACTTCTCAGAACGGACCGATTTCCACGGTTGCGTTTAAAGTTTTTATTTGCCAGTCTATTTTCGCGTAACACGTATTCATCCTCACGATCAGCAGCATGGGCATATAAGAGATTACGCTGTATCGCTCGCGCTGATTCCGAGGGACACAACGTGTCTAGAAAATGAAATACCGAGATAACTGGTAATTTATGGTAGATCGTtgtaaaacaaacaaaatttgtaaaatgaaaataaaattatgatacatgaatcttaataaatattaaaatttaatctaTGTAAAGATAAATGcctttaaataaatttatagaaaatagagCTGTTATATTGGAGGAAcataatatacgtatgtacattatattaaagcTATTGAAggcataaaatttattatttgttaataaatattaaccatttattagtttataatcagtaattttcaattttgataCTATTAGTactatatatactataatattaATACCTTCGAATCTTTCACGAGCATCATTCTCATAAGATTCGTCCAAGTTGTTGTTATTATCAGGATCAAGTTCTCCTTCGAAAGTGAATGTTCCAGTGTTGCTTAAGATACACCCTTCGGTAGAAATGCAAGGTTCTGTGAACCTGACCGCTCTCATAATTCCATCGACGATGTTTACCTCGCAGTAACATTTAACGAAGCTATCTGGACAGCTAGAAAAGTTCACACCTTTCATCACGATCAAGAAATTCAAGAGAACTTCGTCAAAAAAGCGTTGGCTCACCAAAACGATCCTGGACCGATGCAGTCTATGGCTGGTTTTCCTctgaaaaatataacgatatacaccATCGTGTATTGGCAGAAATGATAAACTTTAATGTACAAAAATTTAGTGTACTTTCTATATGAATATGAGTATCTACTACACGTCGTGTGATATGTTATCAGATTTAATGGGAAAgattaatacgttatttaaaCTTATTTGTAATTGTCATTTATTATACATGTGTTaacttcaatttttatttacgttGCTTGATCTTGACACGATGCAATAGCTACCATAAATCCTTTACCACAAGTATTATTACATTTTGGAGAGGACCATCCCGTCCATAAAGAGTTAATTTCCGATGGAATGGAAGTTGAAGGCCCAATTTCTTCGCAGaacttaaaatttcaaatttaggaaactataattaaattatagccaatagaaagaaaggaaaagatattGTATTCTTAACCTGTTTTTTAAAGTATTTCAAACATTCAATTATTACTGTAATTTACTATTATTAGTGTAATAGCTTTTACATtacttaaaataaaataacagtacTGGTTGTCTCTGATGACAGTTCGAGGCACATTGAGGGGTGTGTATTCCTTTGATTGTGGTCGCGGTGCATTGTGCAATGCCACAAACCCCACGTGGTGAACACAAACTTTCTGGTAGAGGATTCAAAAAACACGTTGCAAATCCTAAACATTAttcttataataaatatttaaatcgtggacaatttttatttcgtgtaTTGCGTTGTACATTTTCtcacaaaatttttatttgtaattttttcattAGTAAAAGTATATTGTAACCTTTGGTCTTATACAATTCTTGGCCAGCTAGAGAAATGGAACAGTTACagcttgaaatattttcgacGAGCAAAGTGATATCGCATAATCGCCTGTGAACTCTTGCACTTGTGTTTGAATATGGAGTAGCTTCGTTAAAAGAGCAGTCAGCTTTCCTCTGTCTTGCCAGTTCGGGTGAGCACAAATCCCAAGTGTGAAGAGTCAAACAAGGGCAAATCCCGAGGAAAAATTCACCGACCCCAGAACTATCGAGAACTTTTGATTCGGAAGGTATGCTACGTAATTCGACGAACaactaaatattaaatagaacTATATTGCATGAAAGTTTAAGCTTTGTTAAAGTATTTTCTTCAAAGTTCGAAACTATTGCACAGTTATAAAAATAgttccttttctttgtttctatTATGCAAAAGTACATTTTGTATTGAAATTGTTtacaagaaagaaaatattttgtatgaaatattttttgcttACAGCACAAAATCCTTCTCCGATTTCTACGAAAGCACATTGTTGCAGATGCAATTGCCGTACCCAGCGtgttatatcgtaattcggCGATTCGTTTAAATCTTTGCCTATTAATAAAAATGGATCCCAACTATTACTGTCCACATTGAGACCGTCAACGATACGACGAGCTTTCCCACGAGAAAGAATTAATACTGTTGATAAGAACGTAAGTATAAACATAGCCTGAACGTTAACATCATAGATTGATAATGATAAAAGTTGCGGGACAAACAAATATGTAGTTACTTGAAGTTGCTTcgttttcaataatttattgGTACTATGTGTACTATACATTGTTCtctaaaaatatgaaagacatagaaattttatgagaaatttattttataatcttttatataaaaatattttcttttgatAATAGTTTGATAAACATAAATTATACattcaatttatttgataaaaaatacGCTATATCTATACTACTCTAAAAGATACACTTTTAAATTGCTATTTGTTACCTAAAATAAGTTCTCATAACAATGATTTGGCTCTAAGCCAATATTCTTACAGAGTTTTTAATCACAAAAATATGTTTGCAATGCGAAATATGCCACATTAAATCACGTGTTGTATTCAGATACATGAAACATCATGTGcagtttttatttttgttttaatgaTGTGTAAACATTAAATCTTAGGTTATATTTATCATGTTGCAAAATATtgtatcatttaaatatttaatttgtaatacATATATCACAAAACCTTATTCTGGATGTTTCTCTAGATATGTTTTCGTTACAATGTCTGGACGAAGTTGCGAAAGTTGTACAAATTCTGTACTTTTGCAACCTATAACAGGACACCTGTAAATACAATGCATAGTTAAAACTATTCATGAGTGACAAACATGAACtttattagtagaatattTACCTTGTCttcttattaattttcaataactGCATAATACTTTCTTGATCATAAGTATGACCACATATAGTATTCTTCACAGGATCCACAATTCTCTTCTTAGAGATTGGGTCAATTACATTTACATAGCCCCCTTTTAACTGTATTTCTGCATCtgtatcattttctttctgtGCTACTCCATCTGTAATTCAAAATGTTGTCATTGATAtaaagtatttattatatatacaaatttaaatgtaCCTAGCAGTGCTTCTACATGTTTATCAAATTCTATAAGTTTATCATCTTTCAATGTATCATTATCAGTCTTAGAGAGAATTAGTCTATATTcctaaaatgttaaaaatatattactttcttaatatcattaaatatattttataattatttatattttgtaattacatTCAAGCGGTTTTCAGTATCACTCTGCTCCATATGATTGTCATTATTACCATcatcattatttaaatttaataattgattctttctttccctGAATAACTTTAACTTTTTATCTTGAACGCTATTGTTGTTTACTATACATTTTAGTTCTTTTAACTTCTCGTCCATTTCATTACCttctgtaaatataaaaatataaccaAATTAAACATGATTATAGAGTATTAAATTTACCTTTTTTAAGTGTAAAGTGATGAAAAGACTAAATtcttttatatcatatattattatgataATTTGATCAATCAAGAATAATGAGAAGATATTCCAAATCTTTTGTAACCATAACAATTTATaactatttaatatttttgtgatGTTTGAGGTAATGGGCGATTATAGATATGTATTATGAATTGGATTACTTAACCTTATATACTTACCataataaacaataatattaGCAGCAGTTTTTGTGTAAGAATCATATAATTCTTCAATTATTTGTTGAGATTGCGTCAttcttaataatatttctcCAATATCTTTCTAATtgtatttct encodes:
- the LOC126864682 gene encoding uncharacterized protein LOC126864682, whose amino-acid sequence is MVAIASCQDQATGKPAIDCIGPGSFCCPDSFVKCYCEVNIVDGIMRAVRFTEPCISTEGCILSNTGTFTFEGELDPDNNNNLDESYENDARERFEDTLCPSESARAIQRNLLYAHAADREDEYVLRENRLANKNFKRNRGNRSVLRSRLGDDADYANQDEDDDDNDSDNDDDDEEGIDNKSGVDDEKGDENDEDEEDEENRDEMIGLKGSAKGRRSPRKHIREARFDYAAIAFEGKQEINEPERKGSVKIRSVMEDCEDESTEPLQYYDYAIPAYFYSMTF
- the LOC126864684 gene encoding E3 SUMO-protein ligase NSE2-like gives rise to the protein MTQSQQIIEELYDSYTKTAANIIVYYEGNEMDEKLKELKCIVNNNSVQDKKLKLFRERKNQLLNLNNDDGNNDNHMEQSDTENRLNEYRLILSKTDNDTLKDDKLIEFDKHVEALLDGVAQKENDTDAEIQLKGGYVNVIDPISKKRIVDPVKNTICGHTYDQESIMQLLKINKKTRCPVIGCKSTEFVQLSQLRPDIVTKTYLEKHPE